A window of Balnearium lithotrophicum contains these coding sequences:
- a CDS encoding helix-turn-helix domain-containing protein yields the protein MKQLKKFKGTSLHISNTPFKKTIKRGTKIKTKLDLTKDPNVRKRLKWIQHYEKHQNARLTCRYFGISPTTFYKWKNRYKKYGLEGLKDRNKRPHRVRQPQ from the coding sequence ATGAAACAATTAAAGAAATTCAAAGGAACATCCCTGCACATATCAAATACACCCTTCAAAAAAACAATCAAAAGAGGAACGAAAATAAAAACAAAACTCGACCTAACAAAAGACCCAAACGTGAGAAAAAGACTTAAATGGATTCAACATTACGAAAAACACCAAAATGCAAGACTAACCTGCAGATACTTCGGAATAAGTCCAACCACCTTCTACAAATGGAAAAATAGATACAAAAAGTACGGTTTAGAAGGCCTCAAAGACAGAAACAAAAGACCCCACAGAGTAAGACAACCTCAGAT